The sequence below is a genomic window from Desulfobacterales bacterium.
TCTTACGAAAGGCTAAAAATTGTTGGACATGGGCAATTGGTACCCAAGGCGCGTCATCATGAATAATTTTTTGAGCTTCATAATATAAGCGCGAACGTTCTTTTATATCTAAAATTTGTCTGGCTTTAATTAGTAATTCATGCACCTGCTCATTTTTATAGAAAGCACGATTACGGGCAATTTTTTTAACAGCATTATCTTTATCCAGCAATTTGTAAAGAAATTGATCCGGATCAGGATAGTCAGGAACCCAACCAAAAAAAGCCATTTCATGTTCTCCTAATTTACCTTTTGCGAGATATGTTTTCCAATCATAGGAAGAAATAATCTCCGCTTTAATTCCTACGTCTGCTAAACTTGCTTTAAATATTTCTGCAATTTTTTCTGGTTGCGGATTATAAGGTCGAGGGACAGGCATTTGCCAAAGAGTTGTTTCAAATCCATTTGGATATCCGGCTTCTTTGAGTAATTCTTTCGCTTTTTGTGGATTATAATCATAATCTACTATATTTTTATTATTTCCCCATAGAAGAGGAGGAATAGGAGTGACTGCAGGAATTGCTAAGCCCTGAAAAAGGAATTTAACTAATTTCTTTTTATTAATGGCATAATTGATGGCTTGTCTAACTTTAACATTATCAAAGGGTTTTTTTTCAGTATTCATTGCCAAATAACTTATATTAATACCAGGTTTATAAGCAATTTTTAAATTTTCATCTCTTTCGATAGTTACGATATCTTGAGGATCTACGCTTCCCATGACATGAACAGCAGCGGTTTTTAGTGCAATGAGAAGATCTTTGTTGTTGGTGAATGGTTGATATACAACTTTCTCTACATAAGGGGGAGTGTCCCAGTAACTTGTGTTTTTTTCTAAAACTACTGGATCCCCTTGCTTCCAATCCTTAAACTTAAAAGCACCTGTTCCAACTGGATGATTTCCAAATTCATTGCCCCATTTTTGAACTGCTGTTGGACTGACAATGTACGCTAAAGTGGAACTTAAACCGTAAAGGAAAGGAGCATACGGTTCTTCTAAAAAAAATTTTAAAGTATAGTCATCTATAGCTTCTATTTTTGTTACACCTTTTTTGTCGATAGTTTGTCTTGAAAAGGAGAATATTACAGAATCAGCATTAAAAGGAGTTCCATCATGAAAATAAACTCCTTTACGTAAATAAAAAATCCATTCCTTGGCATCTTTTGAGACATTCCAGGATGTAGCCAAACCCGGTTCTATATCTGTAAAATCGTCTTTATAGCGAACCAAAGTTTCATAAATAGCAGACATAACGGCTATAGTTTCGATATCATTGGACTTGATAGGATCAAAAGCGGCAATTTGTCCGGTGAATCCGTAAATAATTGTTCCCCCTGTTTTAGGCATAGTATCAGCCGGAACATTAGTGATAAGGAAATTAATCAGGATAATAATAAAAATAATTTTTTTCATAAATCCCCCTTATTTACTTTTGCTAAATTTTTAATAGATTTTATTACAAGCTTTAAAGAGCAGTCAAGATTAGACAATAATTGATCGTAATTAATTCCGATCTGCCGTTCCTTAGTTGCTATTTCTAATTCATGTGCGGCTAATTGAATGCCATCGATCGAAAGATTTCCAGCAACGCCTTTAACAGTATGGGCAATTTTATTAGCGTTAGAGAAATCATTTTGCATTATTTTTGTTCTTATTTCTTCTGTTAAATTAGAATATTTTTTAGCAAAATTTAAAAGCATCTGTTTATATAAGTGTTTATTTCCATTTATACGATTAAGACCTGTTTTAATATCAATGCCGGGCATGGTATCTGGAAATTCAACATCATAATTATGCATTTTTGCTCGTTCATGTTGAGCCTTTATATTTGAATTTAAAACGCGTATTCCTGGTTTAATCCATTTCATAAGAGTTTTAAATAACTTTATTGGCTCTATAGGTTTACTGATATAATCATTCATACCATTTTTAATACATTCTTCCTTTGCACCACTAATGGCGTGAGCAGTCATAGCAATAATAGGTAAATTCTTTAAATTTTTATTTTGCCTTATCAACTTGGTAGCTTCATAACCATCCATGATAGGCATTTGAATATCCATAAGGACGATATCATATTCAGTTCTAATTACTGCCTCAACGCCTTCATGTCCATTATTTACGATATCTACCACCAAACCCGCACTCTTTAATATTTCAGTAGCTACTTGTTGATTCATTTCATTATCTTCAACTAAAAGTACTTTTGCACCTTCTATAGTTTTTAACATTTCTATGGGCATTTCTACTGTGGTATTTTTTCTTTGATTTGAGGATGAGGCTTCACTCCCAAAGACCTGCATAATCGTATCAAACATCAGTGACGGCATGACAGGTTTCATCAAAAAACCATTGATCCCTGCTTGCTGTACCTGTTTCATAACCTCTTCAGATCCAAAACCTGTAACCATTATAATTAAGGGAATCTGTTCTAAATTTATATCGTTTTTTATTTTTTTTGAAGCTTCAATTCCATCCATTTTAGGCATTTTCCAATCCATAAGGACAAGCTCATAAGGTTCTCCTTCCTTAGCGGCTCTTTCTAATTCAATAATTGCGGCTTGTGCAGAAGGCATGGTTACAACCTTAAACTTTAAAGAATCAAGCTGCTCGGCTAAAATATCTCTTGCCATAGGATTATCATCAACTATTAGTACTTTTAGACCTTTGATATCTTCTGGAATAACAAAATTGCGTTTTTTATCTCCTAATACACGCTTAAAATAAACTGTAAATATAAAAGCGCTCCCTTTATTTACTTCGCTCTCGACAAATATTTCTCCATCCATCATCTCTATCAAATGTTTGCTAATTGCAAGACCAAGACCGGTTCCACCAAATTTACGAGTTATAGAAGTATCGGCTTGCGAAAAAGCAGAAAAGAGCTTTGTTATTTGCTCAGGTGTCATTCCTATTCCACTATCAATAACAGAAAATTTTAACTTACACTTAAGCTCGTCAATATCTGCTAATTCTATTTTTATACATATATGCCCCGATTCTGTAAACTTAACTGCATTATTGACTAAATTAAGTAATACCTGTCCAAGACGTAAAGAGTCTCCAATTAAAGCGGTAGGCACATCGTTGTCAATTTTACTGATTAGTTCCAGACCTTTTTCCGTTACTTTTACAGATACCATGTTAATAATGTTGTTTAGGACTTCTTCTAAGTTAAAATCAATAGCTTCGATTTCAAGCTTACCAGCTTCAATTTTAGAAAAATCAAGAATATCGTTGATAATCCCTAAAAGAGATTTAGCTGAAGATTCAATTTTATATATATAATCATGTTGTTTGTTGGTAAGTTTTGTCTTTAAAGCCAATCCTGAAAAACCGATGATCGCATTCATAGGTGTCCGTATTTCATGACTCATGTTGGCAAGAAAAGAACTTTTAGACTGATCGGCAGATTCGGCTATAAGACGGGCGGATTCTTCTGCTTGTATGGCTTCACGTAGCAGCATCTGGGTGTAAGCCAAAGCTCGGTTTTTATGAGTGAGCACATAAAGAAAAATTACCATGCTCACCAGAACGATCAGGACAGCAAACACAAATGGTAAGAAACGTCTGAAGTAAAACTGACTTGACATACCATGCTCAAACCGGATCGACACCCATTTGTTGATGATAGTTTCATGTTCTGCTCTGGAGATATTGTTCAACGTTTTTTCCAAAATAGCTGTGAATTCAGGCCAGTCCTTACGCACGCCCATACGAAGTTTCACATCTTCCCAGTCTGTTTCCAGAGCAATTTTAAGGTTTGACCAGCCATTCAGAGAAATTAAGTGACCGGCTACTGCAGATGATGCGAAGCAGGCATCTGCTTGTCCCAAAAATACAGCCTTCATTTCATTAGGAATAGTCTTTCTAAAAACATAATTTACGACGAATTGGTCAGAAAGTTGTTTCAACTTGCTGTAAGCTACCAAATCTGGATCAAGCGCAACTTTTCGACCAGCTAAGTCTTCGATGCGGACAATATCATTTTCGTCCTTACGAGTTACAATCACGAGCGGGAATGAAATATAAGGCTCAGTAAACGATAGAAATTCGGATCTCTCAGGAGTGTAGGCCAGGCAAGGAAAAAAATCAATTTCATTTTTACGGGCCATATTCAAACCCTCCTTAAAAGGTACATCTACAAGTTCAAATACAAGTCCGGTTTTTTGTTTCAATATCTCCAAATAATCACTGACCATACCATTAGGATGGCTATTTTCCACAAAAGAGACCGGGGTATATTTAGGTGGAATAACGTAGCGGATAGGAATCGTTTTGTGAATCTCGATCCAGACCTTTTCCAAATAACTAAATTCAATGAGGTTTTCTTGGGCAATTACGTGCATGCACGTCAATAATACGATTATCTGCACCAAACAACAAAATATCAATGTCCTTGTCAATGAGCGGATGAGCATAGATCCTTTCCTGATAACATTTTATTTTTATCGATTAAATCTTACCTCGTCCTTACAATCCTAAAACCAAGATAATAAAGCTTAGCACTTTCTGCGTGACTAGTTCTATTTGCGCATCTTACAAAAGTCGGGTCATTTCCCCAGCTTCCTCCTCTTAATACACGTTTACTTTCTTTTGCTTTTATAACAGGATTCGATTCAGAGTGTTTTTTATAGGCATCCTTATCATACGCGTCTTCGCACCATTCAAAGACATTACCAAGCATATCATAAAGTTCAAAAGGATTAGGTTTAAAACTTCCAACAGGAGCAGCTACAGCATAGCCGTCATTCAAATCTTTTCGTGAAGATCCGCTCGGGTCGTTTATGTCTGAAAAATTTAAATACTTAGGATTAATTTCATTTCCCCAATAATATTTGTTTTCAGTTCCACCTCTACAGGCATATTCCCATTCAGCTTCAGTAGGCAATGCAAATTCATATTTTCCTTGAGTCTTTTCAATGAGCCATTTTGAAAAAGCCTTAGCATCATGCCAAGTTACATAAACAACGGGTTGGCTGTCTCCGTTTAAAGATTGACCAAAATCTTTACTGTCATGATCCGATCTAAACATTTTATATTGACGATTAGTGACTTCAAATTTTCCCATCCAAAAGCCGTCAATGCAGACTTTATGTAAAGGTGATTCGTCAGCCCCCCTACCCTCTTCTGTTTCTGGGCTTCCCATATTAAAACATCCCGAAGGAACCCAAACAAATATCATTCCTGTTTCAGGCTCTCTCCATTCATCTCCAGCAGAAAGTTTTTTTAGTTTTGCTGAAACTTTTAATGTTTTTCCAGCTTTTATAGAAACCGTATCTTCCCATACAAAATAATCGCCTCCTTTAACTATTCTTATTTTATAAGAACCATCCCTCAAATCGTTAGCTTTTCCAGGAGTTATTCCCATTTTTTTACCGTCTAAATACCATTCTGTAGCATCAGGAATACTTGTTACTTCAAGCCTTCCACAAACAGAAGAAAGTTTAAATTCAACTTTAGTTCTTTCACCCCCAGGAATTTTTATATTTTTCTTTTGAGGAGCATAACAACTTTTTTTTATTTCAATAGAAAGTTTTCCTTTATTAATTTTAGTGTCAATAAAAGGAGTTTGTCCTTTTTTGTCTCCGTCAATATAAACATCGGCTCCGCTTGGTTCAGAAGCAATTTCAATTCCGCCATAATTTTTTGCAAGGTTGGCTTCAATTTTTCCTGTTTGTCGAGGCATAATTATTATTTCCCCATTCCAATCATCAAAGCCATCTTTTTTTAAAATTATTTTTCTATAGCCTTTATCAACTCTTTCAAGCGTTAGAGGCGTTTTGCCCCTTATCACCCCATCAATTTGAACGTAAGCATCATCTGGCTTGCTTGTTACTATTAACTGACCATACTGGAAAGGATTTAATTTTATATCAATTAGTTCTGATTTTCCTTTTTTAACTTCGAATTTTGTCTCATGAGTTTCATAATCTCCCATAGCAATTTTTAAATCATGCTCTCCGGAGCTTAGTCCTTTAATTTGAACGGGAGCTAACCCTACAATTGCATTATCAATATAAACTTCCGCGCCTTTTGGATCTGTTTTTATAGTAATTATATGTCCTGGAAAAAATAATTTATAGGAAAAAACAAACGCTAACAAAATACCTAATATCCCAAATGCAAATATTGTGATATTTTTTAATGGGCTAATTGCTGGAATATCCAATTTTTTTATTTCTTTTTTTTGTTTAGTCCGTTTTTCATCTTTTGAGGATACAGATTCTTGAACAAGATTTTTTTTCTTTTCTTGCTCGTTTTGTTTTTGTACGTCTGGAACAGCTTTAGCTCCGGAATTAGCTTCCGATTTATATACATCAAAAAGAGCATTGATAAATGATTTAGCATCCGTTGGTCTTTTTTCTGGATCTTTTTCTAAAGCTTTGAACAAAATTTGATTTACTTTATCAGAAACTCCAACTATTGAAACAGGTGGTTGTTTTAAAATTTGGTTTTTTAGATTTCCCGAATGAAAAGGAGGAAGGCTTGAGAGCATTTCGTAAGCCATAACAGCAATAGCATATATATCTGTCCATTGACCTACTTCTTTTCCTTCAATTTGTTCTGGAGCAAGATATGGCAAAGTTTCAAAAGATTCACCTTTTTTTCCCATTGACTTCGATTCATATAAAATCGGAGAAACTCCAAAATCAGCTATTTTAGGAGTTTCATCTTCAGTTATTCGAATGTTTTGAATTTTAAGTCCTTTATGAATCATTGGAGGTTTTCTGCTATGGGCATAATCAACAGCTTCACATATTTGCTGTAAAATCGGAAAAGCTTCTTTTAAAGATAATTTTCCGCCCTTTTCTGCTATATAATTCACAAGGGAATTACCAGTGATATATTCCATTGTAATAAATGCTTGGCCTTCCCATAAATCAAGATCATATAATTTTACAATATTTTTATGGTTAAGCCCTTGTGCATTGGAAACTTCGAGATTAAAATCATCAATGTATTTTTCGTCAAAAACATACTTTTCAGGCACAATTTTTAAAGTAACATCCATTTTTAGCTGAGTATCCCACGCAAGATAAACTACCCCAAGACCTCCAGTTCCGATATATTTTTTTATTTCATAACGGACTGCAAATGTTTGACCAGGAGCGAGTTGACCGCTTTTAAGTTCAATGCTGCGATCAATACTTTCATCTCCTGACGCTGCAATAATAGCCTGACAGTTGGGGCAAGTCCATACTCCATCTGGAAGTTTTGATTTACAATTCCAGCATTTTTGAGCCATTTTTTTCGCTCCTTTAAATATTATTTTTTATTGTAAAAGAAGTAAATTAAGCCAAGGCAGTGCTTTGCTTTGAGTTTGAATTCCGGAAGAAAACCATATAGGATTAGTATAAGCTCTATATCTATCTGTAAAACCTGACGCATTTGTAAAATCTTGAGTTGTACATTCAACCCTTAAATATTGATTACTTGAAATAGCCGGAAGAGTATATGTTTTGCTTCCCTTGAGTCCATTTCCTGAAATTCCCTGGCTGCTTGAAGGGTTAAATTCATGCATCATTTCCTTGCCAAGAAAAATTTTAACGCTCTTGATTGGAACATTATCATAAGCTTCCCACTGTATTAATATATCAACCGTGCTTCCGCTCGCTACATTTACAATGTCTCCAACAATACTGTCTCCATTGTTTTTTTCAAGTTTACCATCTTTATTTTTGTCAATTCCGACTAATAAAATAGGTCCGTCTGTTATAATAGAATGTCCATTTTTAAGCCCATAAAGAACTGAATCTTTAGATTTTGCAGGTGCATAAACAAGAGTTCTTGCCTTTGCTATTGCATTATCATTGCACCCGAGCATATCCGAGTTAAATTCAAAATATGTAAAATAATTCAAATCGCCATGCGCATCGCTTCCAGCATTAATAACAACCTTTCTTATTGGATTTAATTTCTGAACAAGAACGGCTTCCCATTGAGCGATACTTAAAGTAAGATTTTTATAAAAATGCTTATTTTGTTCACTTTCTCCATATTGGGTTTGGAACCCTCCATTATTTATAAACGGATCTATATTCTCAACATCGCCTCCGGAAGTTGCCATTGTAGTTCTTGTATTCCAAACTTCAAAACCAGCAAACGTATCGTAATTTAATCCTATTTCAACATTATCCTTAGTCCAAGCTTTCATAGTTCCAACAAAAAGAACGTCCATTGTGTCTTGTGGATGAGCTGCAAATGCAACACCAGAAGATTCTAATTCATTAAGCTTTGAGCTGAGGCTGTATTGAGCATTATTCAAGCAATCAATTTTTCCTGAAATAAAATGGGAATTATTGTAAACAAGCATGTGAATTTGATCTTTTGCAAGACCTGAAACTGGTTGAGCTGTAACTTCTTCCCCAAGTATAAGCGGAAGACCGGATTCATTATTATTAGTATTTATCCAGTCCCTTAACGAAGTCCATCTTGATTCATTTAAATCATAATATATGTCATAATTAATGCCGCTCAAATAACAAAGAACATCACTTGCATGGTCTGTAGTTGTAACAAAATCAAGGTCCATTGCCTCAATACTTAATTTTAGAATTCCTAACCCCCCTCCATATTCATAAGGATTATTTGTTTTTTCAGTATGGTAATGAGTATCGCCATAAAGCCAGTTAGAATCGAACCTTGGAAAAGCTTGACCAACATGAACTTTTAAAACTCTGCTAAATGTAAATGCACCTCCCTGCCAAAAGTCGTCTCTGCCCTTTATCCAAGCTTTAAATTGAATTATATCTCCTTGATTGTAACCCAAATTAGCAGCGGTAATAGATTTACCGTTTAAACCTGCATTATCTGCATTTTCGAAAGTAGTTGTCATATATTCCCATACGCTTTGCTTAATATAAAGTCCTCCAAAATCGTGGGAGAATATTTTTTCTTCCACTCCTCCGCTTTTAACAAGATAAATTTCAAGAGTATCTAAATACGGAAGATCATTAAAATCTGAATCCGTAATCAAGAATCCAATCGGAATTGGAGTTATTGTACTTTTAACACGCCAAGGAGCATCAGCCATAAAATCTTTTGCCGGAGTATTAACGTGTTCTTTTTCTCCGTTATCATTTTTTGAATCAGCACTTAAGCTCCAGCAAGGTAGACATAAAATAAATAAAATAAAAATAAAAATTCTTTTCATAAGGTCCCCTCTCCTCTTTACTTACTTTTGTTAATTTTAATGTTAATTTGTCTAATAATAATTTTTGTAATTTATCTTATAATTCTTTCAAATTGTAAAGTTAAAATTTATATTGTCCCTTGCAAATACATTTTACGTTCATTTTCAGGAAATTTTTCTATAGCATACCTTAACATGGTACGAGGCAGTTCTTTGTAATATTTCTCCAAGAACACCTTTTCTACTGATATATTTCTTTTGCCAATTTCCCTTAACATCCATCCAACAGCTTTGTGAATTAAATCTTCCTTATCATTCTTAAGTATTTTTGATATTTCTAATGCATCGTAAAATTCATTTTGTTTTATCATATAGAAAGTAGCAATAATAGAGATTCGACGCTCCCAAAGATTTTTTGACTTTGCCAATTTATATAAAGGCTTTTTATCTTTATCACTTAAATATGCGCCAACAATATAGCTGGCTGAGCTATCAACTAAATCCCAATTATTGATATATTTTGTGTTGCTTAAGTATAGTTCATATATTTTTGTTTTGTCTTCAGGAGTTCCTTTAGCAAATTTTTCTACTAACATGAAAAGAGAAAATAATCTCACTTCATGAAATTCAGATTTAAGTAAAACTAAAATCTCATCAAGTCTAATATTTTTGTATTTTTTTACTTGCTGTCTTAGTATCGGAACCTTGATTCCAAGAAATTTATCGCCTTCTCCATATTCACCCTCTCCTGTCTTGAAAAATCGTTGAGCATGTTCTGCTCGTGATGAATCTCCTAATTCAATAAGCTCATTAAAACTTTCTTGCGAAGTCATTATAAAATTTCCTTCTAAAAGCAATATATATTCTAAAAAAAGAATATATATAAATAATAAAAGTTTATAGATTTAATATTTTTAGCCTTAGTCATATTTTGTCTAAGTAAATATATTCTATATTGAGAATATATTTGGAGTTAGGTATCCATTATGTTAATAAAAAATACAGCTCAATGCAATTAGAATAAAGTTAATTCCATAATGTTGCAAAATTTTAAAAGATATGAGGATATAATTTAAAAAAATTAAAATTTATCAAAAGCTATTATTTCTGGTTCTACTCCAAGATTATCAAGCATTTTAAGAACAGCGTTAATCATAGGGGGAGGACCGCAAAGGTAATATTCTATTTCGGTTGGGTCCTTATGTTTTGAAAGGTAGGTATCATATAGGCAATTATGTATAAAGCCTGTTAATCCTTCCCAATTATCTTCTTTTTGAGGCTCGGAAAGGGCAATATAATAAGAAAAATTATCATGCTTACTTGCGAGTTCTTTAAACTCTTCATCATAAAACATTTCTTGTTTTGAACGGGCTCCGTACCAGAATGTCATTATTCTGTTTGTTTTAAAGGATAGTAATTGATCAAGTATTTGACTGTGCAAAGGAGCCATTCCAGCACCGCCTCCGATAAAACACATTTCTCTATTAGTATTTTTTATAAAAAATTCTCCGTAGGGTCCACTTAAAGTAACTTTATCACCAGGTTTCAGATAGAAAATATAGGAAGACCCTACACCAGGAGGAAGTTGAGTTCCTCCTGGCGGTGTTGCGATTCTAATAGTAAATCGTAACCGATTTTTTTCAAAAGGCGGGTTTGCAAGAGAATATGCTCTAAATATAGGTAGAACTGATTTGGATTTTAAGCCCCACAAATTAAATCTATCCCAAGCAGTTTTAAATCTATCCGCAATTCTTGCTCGAAGTTCTCCAAAAGACATTTCGTATTCAGGAATATCTATTTGTATGTAAGAGCCGGCTTTAAAATTAAGCTCTTGCCCTTCATCTAATTTTACAATTAATTCTTTAATAAAAGTAGCTACATTTTCGTTAGAAACAACGGCAGCGTTATATTTTCGTATGCTAAAAATTTCGTTAGGAATATATATTTTTAAATCATCTTTGACTTTTAATTGACATGCGAGTCTTATGTTGTCTTTAATTTCTTTTCGAGATAAATGTGCAAGTTCGGTAGGCATAACACTTCCACCACCTTCTGTAATCTTACATTTACACATACCGCATGCGCCACCTCCTCCACAAGCGGATGGAAGAAATATTTTATTATTTGAAAGATTAGATAAAAGAGTTGAACCTGTTCTAACTTTAAGTTTTTTATCTTCTCTATCATTAATAATTACAGTTTTTTCACCCTTTATAACTATTTTTCCTTCCACAAATAGCAGTAAAAAAACAAGTATAAGCATTAATCCTGTAAAAGTTAAAAAGCTTATTAGATATATCAAATCTGTCAAACTCCTTTTTGTTAAAGATTTATGCCGGAAAAAAGCATAAAAGCCATCGCCATAAGGCCTGTAACTATTATTGTTATTCCAAACCCACGTAATCCTTCAGGAACATCTGCATATCTTAATTTTTTTCGTATTGCAGCCATTGAAACTATCGCTAAAAACCATCCAGTTCCGGAACCTATTCCAAATACAGTAGCTTCAATAAAAGAATATTCCCTTTCGACCATAAATAATGAAGCTCCAAGAACCGCACAGTTTACAGCTATTAAAGGAAGAAATACTCCAAGAGCGCTGTATAAAGTTGGAGAAATTCTATCAATAATCATTTCAAGAGCTTGAACAATTGCGGCTATTACTGATATAAATATTATTAATTTTAAAAATCCGATATTAATATTCGGAAGTCCAGCCCATTTTAAAGCAGAAGGCGCGAGGAGATAATGATAAACCAACCAATTAACTGGTGTTGTAACGGAAATAACAAATATAACAGCAAGTCCTAATCCTGTAGCTGTTTTAATATTTTTTGAAACAGCCAAAAAGGAACACATGCCTAAAAAATAGGCAAGAAGAATATTACCGACAAAAACTGAATTTAATGCAATGCTAAAAAGATTTTCCATAGTTTTATTTTATTGTATTTAAAGTGATTTTTTTAGCCATACTAAAAGACCTATAACTATAAAAGCTCCAGGTGCTAGGAGCATAAAGCCCATGTCAAGATATCCTGCATTATAAAATACGGAAGGTATTACTTTAAAACCAAAAATTGAGCCTGCTCCAAGAAGTTCACGAATAAATGCTACTGATATTAAAACAAGTCCATATCCTAACCCGTTTCCGATTCCATCAAGAAAAGATTCTAAAGGAGGATGTCCAAGTGCATAAGTTTCAGCCCTGCCCATAACTATACAGTTTGTAATAATAAGTCCTACAAATACGGATAATTGTTTGCTTATATTGTAAAGAAACGCTCTTAAAATTTCATCGGCAAGAATTACAAGAGTTGCTATAACTATTAATTCAACAATAATTCTAACATTCCTCGGAATTATGTTACGCATTAGTGAAATGGACAAACTTGAAAATCCTACTACAATAGTTAAGGATATTGCCATAACAAAAGCTGTTTTAAGCTGAACTGTAACTGCTAATGCTGAGCATATTCCAAGAACTTGAACATAAACAGGATTATTTTCCCATAATGGCTCAACAAAAGCATCCACAAGTTTATTTTTTTCCTGCTCCATTATTTATTCTTTCCTGAAGTTTGAGGTAGTATTTTAATGTCCTTATTTGCTCTTAGTTTTGAAGAATATAATTCATATTGTGAAAGTGTTTCTCTTATACCAGTTGTAAGGAATTTTCCTGTAAGTGTAGCACCGCTTATGCCATCAACATA
It includes:
- a CDS encoding response regulator, with translation MTCMHVIAQENLIEFSYLEKVWIEIHKTIPIRYVIPPKYTPVSFVENSHPNGMVSDYLEILKQKTGLVFELVDVPFKEGLNMARKNEIDFFPCLAYTPERSEFLSFTEPYISFPLVIVTRKDENDIVRIEDLAGRKVALDPDLVAYSKLKQLSDQFVVNYVFRKTIPNEMKAVFLGQADACFASSAVAGHLISLNGWSNLKIALETDWEDVKLRMGVRKDWPEFTAILEKTLNNISRAEHETIINKWVSIRFEHGMSSQFYFRRFLPFVFAVLIVLVSMVIFLYVLTHKNRALAYTQMLLREAIQAEESARLIAESADQSKSSFLANMSHEIRTPMNAIIGFSGLALKTKLTNKQHDYIYKIESSAKSLLGIINDILDFSKIEAGKLEIEAIDFNLEEVLNNIINMVSVKVTEKGLELISKIDNDVPTALIGDSLRLGQVLLNLVNNAVKFTESGHICIKIELADIDELKCKLKFSVIDSGIGMTPEQITKLFSAFSQADTSITRKFGGTGLGLAISKHLIEMMDGEIFVESEVNKGSAFIFTVYFKRVLGDKKRNFVIPEDIKGLKVLIVDDNPMARDILAEQLDSLKFKVVTMPSAQAAIIELERAAKEGEPYELVLMDWKMPKMDGIEASKKIKNDINLEQIPLIIMVTGFGSEEVMKQVQQAGINGFLMKPVMPSLMFDTIMQVFGSEASSSNQRKNTTVEMPIEMLKTIEGAKVLLVEDNEMNQQVATEILKSAGLVVDIVNNGHEGVEAVIRTEYDIVLMDIQMPIMDGYEATKLIRQNKNLKNLPIIAMTAHAISGAKEECIKNGMNDYISKPIEPIKLFKTLMKWIKPGIRVLNSNIKAQHERAKMHNYDVEFPDTMPGIDIKTGLNRINGNKHLYKQMLLNFAKKYSNLTEEIRTKIMQNDFSNANKIAHTVKGVAGNLSIDGIQLAAHELEIATKERQIGINYDQLLSNLDCSLKLVIKSIKNLAKVNKGDL
- a CDS encoding SUMF1/EgtB/PvdO family nonheme iron enzyme, with amino-acid sequence MAQKCWNCKSKLPDGVWTCPNCQAIIAASGDESIDRSIELKSGQLAPGQTFAVRYEIKKYIGTGGLGVVYLAWDTQLKMDVTLKIVPEKYVFDEKYIDDFNLEVSNAQGLNHKNIVKLYDLDLWEGQAFITMEYITGNSLVNYIAEKGGKLSLKEAFPILQQICEAVDYAHSRKPPMIHKGLKIQNIRITEDETPKIADFGVSPILYESKSMGKKGESFETLPYLAPEQIEGKEVGQWTDIYAIAVMAYEMLSSLPPFHSGNLKNQILKQPPVSIVGVSDKVNQILFKALEKDPEKRPTDAKSFINALFDVYKSEANSGAKAVPDVQKQNEQEKKKNLVQESVSSKDEKRTKQKKEIKKLDIPAISPLKNITIFAFGILGILLAFVFSYKLFFPGHIITIKTDPKGAEVYIDNAIVGLAPVQIKGLSSGEHDLKIAMGDYETHETKFEVKKGKSELIDIKLNPFQYGQLIVTSKPDDAYVQIDGVIRGKTPLTLERVDKGYRKIILKKDGFDDWNGEIIIMPRQTGKIEANLAKNYGGIEIASEPSGADVYIDGDKKGQTPFIDTKINKGKLSIEIKKSCYAPQKKNIKIPGGERTKVEFKLSSVCGRLEVTSIPDATEWYLDGKKMGITPGKANDLRDGSYKIRIVKGGDYFVWEDTVSIKAGKTLKVSAKLKKLSAGDEWREPETGMIFVWVPSGCFNMGSPETEEGRGADESPLHKVCIDGFWMGKFEVTNRQYKMFRSDHDSKDFGQSLNGDSQPVVYVTWHDAKAFSKWLIEKTQGKYEFALPTEAEWEYACRGGTENKYYWGNEINPKYLNFSDINDPSGSSRKDLNDGYAVAAPVGSFKPNPFELYDMLGNVFEWCEDAYDKDAYKKHSESNPVIKAKESKRVLRGGSWGNDPTFVRCANRTSHAESAKLYYLGFRIVRTR
- a CDS encoding ABC transporter substrate-binding protein: MKKIIFIIILINFLITNVPADTMPKTGGTIIYGFTGQIAAFDPIKSNDIETIAVMSAIYETLVRYKDDFTDIEPGLATSWNVSKDAKEWIFYLRKGVYFHDGTPFNADSVIFSFSRQTIDKKGVTKIEAIDDYTLKFFLEEPYAPFLYGLSSTLAYIVSPTAVQKWGNEFGNHPVGTGAFKFKDWKQGDPVVLEKNTSYWDTPPYVEKVVYQPFTNNKDLLIALKTAAVHVMGSVDPQDIVTIERDENLKIAYKPGINISYLAMNTEKKPFDNVKVRQAINYAINKKKLVKFLFQGLAIPAVTPIPPLLWGNNKNIVDYDYNPQKAKELLKEAGYPNGFETTLWQMPVPRPYNPQPEKIAEIFKASLADVGIKAEIISSYDWKTYLAKGKLGEHEMAFFGWVPDYPDPDQFLYKLLDKDNAVKKIARNRAFYKNEQVHELLIKARQILDIKERSRLYYEAQKIIHDDAPWVPIAHVQQFLAFRKNIHDIIVDPRGTHKFYKAWIE
- a CDS encoding DNA alkylation repair protein — protein: MTSQESFNELIELGDSSRAEHAQRFFKTGEGEYGEGDKFLGIKVPILRQQVKKYKNIRLDEILVLLKSEFHEVRLFSLFMLVEKFAKGTPEDKTKIYELYLSNTKYINNWDLVDSSASYIVGAYLSDKDKKPLYKLAKSKNLWERRISIIATFYMIKQNEFYDALEISKILKNDKEDLIHKAVGWMLREIGKRNISVEKVFLEKYYKELPRTMLRYAIEKFPENERKMYLQGTI